The Epinephelus lanceolatus isolate andai-2023 chromosome 14, ASM4190304v1, whole genome shotgun sequence region CCTGGGAAACCCTGGATACCTGAGGGAGACCCCGTGCATCTGTCCTCTAGGGAAAAACACATCACAAGGAGCGGTGAGTAAGATGGGAAggaacacaaagaaaacatattATTATCGCACCAAAGTGCTACCTACATGTGTTGACACACATTTCGCCTTTCGAGAGCAGCACACGCGAGCCAAGCAACCCCAGGGAATCTACCCTCACCACTGAAATTCAAAGGTCACTCAATTCAATttaacacacatttgttttctgcGTAAGTGTATATGACAGCAAGGTGTGCTCAGTGAGAGGCTGATGTTGAGTGTTAACGGCAGAGATCAGAGAAGTCGAGGTAGTATGAACCGGGAACCCACTAAAAAGACAACAGAGGCTCCATGGAGGTCAGGGAACCATGGTGAAGTACAAGCCACACATCCTTACTGTACATTTAGATCGCCACTGTTTGTCATTCCACCTTTTCTTTATCTTCTTTCTATCTTTCAAAACTGCTTTCACTATGCTATCCAGTGCCCAATACAGCAGAAGGAAATTTAAAGGTGTAGGTGTAGAGTCATGTTTTTCCACAGCCGCACACTTTGTCACTGAATCACCACTCtctcaaaatgtcactcaagATAAGAAATGCAAAATTATGTAAATAAACTGACCAACCTCAAGGGAATAAAAATTATTTCCAAATCAAAAGGTTAAAGTAAACAGAATACCTGAACACAAAAAACTGCTATTTCATCAAATAGTACGTTCCAGCTTTAGTATCACAGCTGTTTATCTTTTAAAACATCATGTAGCCTAAATGCctagtgtgtagggtttagtggcatctagttgTTAAATTGCAGAACTAAAACTTCTCCGGTGTGCGAAGCGTTAGGACAAGCGGGAACCTccgaggctgaaaaattaagccagtgccgaagtgccaaaaactgcagttcatcaaatggccacttgaggctggctccaaaacagagtaaatccccGTAGACAACCGTGCTACAATGCCTGacgttacagcagaaataaacatgtttacagcctggtacaaaaatcagttttggtctgtagctaatttcaacatccaTGACAACAGTacaggggtaaaaaaaaaaattataactcataactcacccgtttacattttattcaggCCCAAATTTACGCATAACTAAGGGCAGGGCCGCctgactgacaggctgtcagGGAGGTGTCGCTACACTCTGTGAgttagatccacccctcgctcttCCACAGcaccaccctcttgtccaaaagTGGTAACATATGGCTCCATAAAAACTAAGGTGGCGACAACCAAAATGCCAGACTCAAGGCTTCAAATGGAAGTACACAAACAAATGGCtcacatcacagtagctacatccattctttttacagtctatggttggtGACTGATGCATAATGGCACTATCTAGAGCCATTTGATTTTCCCCGTTTTGGGCCACTCTCTGGGAAAGGACCAGGCCCCCAGAAAATGtgtcaggctttgaagccaaattttgtagtggccaaacactGTAATTGGCCCTGTGGCCCAAAAGGACACTTTCCCATTGGCTTACATAGCAAGAGATGCCTGTGAATCagtgtatatattttattttggggCTTACAACCCTTGTGACATAACTTCACTATAGGCATTTGATACATTTGGTCAGATGACATTTGGAAAGGTTACAAGAGCTGTGGATTGAAACATTTTATCCCaactcattttcaggtgattataaactaataaaaacattgttatgaTTATTAAACACTATTTCTGCCGAAAGATGCCTCTGAATCCttcacactagacctttaaattaGTATACAAATCATGCTTCCATtttaattgaattgattgaaaaGATAATGAAAGAATATCTGAATGAATTAACCAGAATTGACACATGTTCCATTAATTTATTATCTCCAGCCCTGAAttcaagcgtgtgtgtgtgtgtgtgtgtgtgtgtgtgtgtgtgttttactctGATATTAAGTCTAAATGGGAATTTTTGTTATCAGTCCATTATAAACAAAGTGTGAGATGCTGGCGATAATTCAGAAGCCTGGAATCAGGGCTGTTTGTGTGAAGAGCGAATAATGAGGTTAATGACACCTGTGACTGTTGCCATAGCACCTGGGATCTGGGAGCCACAGtaaggggtgggggggttgggAAGATGAAGcaccatggcaacaagtgaAATGATGGTTGTGATGAGGTGTTGACTCACTGATTTGCTCTTGCCACTTGCCCTCCAGgtttcacacactcacaggggTTTacgcacacagacaaacacccacacacaataTGATTACAGCACAGCGAGAGTAGTGGTGGACGGAAAACAAGCTCTATAATGGAGATGGATGCActgcctttgtctttgtctgcaTCGTGGTACAGCACAGTACTCATAAGgtcatatttcttaaaaaaaaaaaaaaaagttgcgctcattttttttcactgacttCACTGGTATTTGATGATGAAGCCAACTATGGAGCTAGTTGCTGTGTAGCAGATATTTGTATATCCTCTTATTTAGAATTGCATGTAACATGTCAAAATCTTTACCATAGTAGGGTTACTATGTGTGAAACACACCACACTTGAACCAGTTCTTAATCCTGTGCATCAAGTGTTAGTTGATTTGTACTGGTTTTCCTCAACACTAACACACTGAATCATTTCACAAGCAACAATCTCATAGTATAAGTAATATGGCTGATATAgatcatttaaagggacagttcacttcaaaatcaaaaatacatatttgtcctcttatttgtagtgctatttatcagtctagattgttttggtgtgagttgccaagtgttggagatattacccgtagagatgtctgctttctctccaatgtagtggaactagatggcactcggtttgtgatgctcaaaaaacatacatttgaaaaactcaacagcaatgtctctttccaaaaatcatgacacgtttactcaagataatccacagaccttgatgtttgcagtttcatgtaggaacgaTTTACTTTCTACTGAACTAAACCCACTAACCGTATCACTACACAGaaagaagtgtgcatctactgccagctcaagtagcaccactgagctaactaacattacagctcagcagcCTGTTCTCGTCGAATgccaccactttgtcagtgatcttaGCAACAAATATGGCGCACAAAAGTACCTTTCATGGCGGTATGATACACTCTGGGCAGCGGCAGTTGTCAACGTActgaactcatcaaatactgtcGCTTTGTCAAACACCAGTGCACAAAGGCTATGCGTCAGCTCAAGCAGAGGAGGATGCTATTATTGTTTACGTTACGTTtgtcagaaagaaaatagttcctacatgaaactgctcacatcaaggtctgtggattatcttgagtaactgggtcttggtttctagaaagagacattgatgttaaGTTTTCCAAATGTGCTTTGagtaccacaagctgagtgccatctagttccattatattcagcAGACATTTCTAACCCattgcaactcacaccaaagccATCTAGATTGATACATAGCACTACAGGctgaaggaaaaatatgtatttttgatttttggggtgaactgtccctttaacatccCAATGTTAAGACACAGAAAGAAGCCACTCTGTAGCACCATGAAAACCACTAATTAAATAAGGTAGATCCATAAAAAATACAGCAATGAGCTGATGGTCTGTCGGGAGTCTAATTTGACACTAGCAAGTCTGATCATCTGTCAAGCTACAGCCCATAAGTGAATAAATGGCAAGGAATTCAGACGAGTGAATATATCTCTGTTGCCTTGACAACTGCTCCATATGCCACTGATAGGAGGGTCACAAAGGAAATTTTCCTCGGAGGCTAAGTGAGTCGGTGTGTATCAATTACCTCTCCCACACCAGTCTGTACAATCTTCAGCCCTGTCTCAGACTCCAGGAAGTTCTTTTCAGACACTGTCGgggtggaaaaacaacaacagacattTATTATCGATGTGAGAAAAATGCACAGTGTGTGAGTGACAGTACCATGCGCCCACGTCTTTTTCGCCTCATGCTCGTGTGTACGTGTGGGTAGGTAGGTGTTCTGGTGTCTGTTTTGGAAGCTCACCAGCTTTAGCAGCCACCTCTGCAGCCGTCATGTTGTGTTCATTCTGGCGGATACGGAACGTCAGTGCAGGGCCCACCACACTggaaacacaaaaccacagggacacacatgttggatgcttgaaaactgtgatatatgttttatatcattgttTTGAGTAAAATAGTTACAACTctttcacacactgacacacataaCGGTGGGGTTACCTGATGTTGATGAAGCTGCTGGTTGTCAGGTGTATCTTATCAGCCAGTAGCTCCAACAGCTTCACGCCATCATACAAACTCAGAGGACTACAAATGGAAAACATCATTATCCTCTTTGGAAACATCGTGTTTAATAAGTGTCCTATTTGCTGCTCTTTACTGGCAGTTAATATTGTCATAGTGATTTAGTGCAGTTTATTTATAACAAACAGAAGAACTTAAAGCTGAATTAAATCAAGTGCTAACCTCTGATTGGTAACAATGTACCCATACTCCTCCTTGGCTCCTGCACCCTCGACCAGTGGTGGCCCCTGCTCCCTCAAGCCCTGTCCGGCTTCAGCAGGAGCAGCCTGTGGGGGCTGGGAGGCAGATGCGGAGAGGCTGGCGGTCTTGGCTGGAGGCGTAGCTCGGACTGTGGCGGAGGAGGGGGCAGGAGGGGCTTCAGGGGGACCGGCGACAGGGGCAGGCTTACGGGagtcactgtctgtttttaacagctGCATCTAAGGGGGGATGGGAGAAGACCTGTCAGTGATACGAGTGTGTGATTGCTTCGTGTGAACACTGCTGACAATGGATGCTGACATACCTCCTTGAGGGTGATAAGGTCTTTTTCAATTGGATCTGTGTTGAGACGGACAAAGTGATGGTTTAAAACAAGTGTCAGCTATCAAGATGTGATTCATATTTGGGATATTTATAAGATTTTCCTCCAAAATTACATGCCCACCATCTTAGAAAAGCAACACTAGCTTTACAAGCAGCAGCTCTATCTCTAAATTTAAAATGACTGAAAGACTACCTGTTTTGTCTGGGGCCCGCATCAGCTGCAGAATGAGGGCGAGCTTGTAGAGCTGCTCTTGACTGAGCTCTCTGGGGTCAACTCCGTACCTCTGCAAGACTCCTGACATCCTCTGGAGCAGGCCATCTAACACAGGATAGCAACATTACATCTTCGCACTGTGCAGttgagaaaatggatggatgctcTGTAGATGCACACTGTAAGTTCGCCTTTAGCTCGAAACTGCTGAGGAGTTTCTTTACATTTGTTGCAAAGAAATGATGTAATAAATCATGTAAATTAAATTCCTCTTTCTCACCATTGGTTCCTGATGGAGTGCTGATGTCCTGAGGAACCTTTTTATTCTGCTGCACTTGTTGTCTGCCAGCAGTACCAAGTCTCTCCTGTAGGGTGTAGTCTTCCACATAGTCCACTGGTATCTCCAGCTCAAAGTCCTCATAATAAGGCAGACCTGCGCATGGCGTTATAGGTTATGATGATAGAAAGAAATATTTACTTATGATGTTTCCAACTGTTTAAGAAACAGCTTACATGACTATTTTTTTTTGGgccaaactgtttttttcttgtgtgttttattttggaaaacagACCGACAGTCCTGTCTACCTGCAGGAGCCATGGAGGCGGCCCCTCGGTGGCGATAAGAGGGCTGTGCGGACGCCAGGTACAGTGACAAGGCTTCCTGTAGCACCTGCCTGTCACGCTCTCGCTCTCTCTGATTGGCCTGGGACCTTGAAGAGGGGCGGGCATAACCGCCTGCTGCCCCAATGAGGGATCTCTGGACGTCATCTTGATATCTATGCTGGAATTAGGAGAGGTTTTAAATTGATTTAGTACTGTATACATGCATGGGTGATATCTACATCTTCACTGCCATATTccttatatttatatttgtgttttctctgctttGATGACTCTATAATTATCTTTTAAAGCAGGTTTCTGATGTATTTACCATGACTGTAAAGTTCCAGAAGGACATACAATgatacaatgtgtgtgtgtgtgtgtgtgtgtgtgtgtgtgtacctggtgGTATGTGTACGGGTCCATGGAGGCTGTCTGCATACGTAGCGGGGACTGAGGAGGCTCGACAATCATGTAGTCCACATAGTTGCCACCAGGAGGTGCAGACCCAGATTTAGAACTATGGTGGTGGGGGATGTTCTGTTTGGACCTGGCAAcccagaaagacacaaaaacaggatTAGGATGGATATACCAGGGttgaaaggaaggaaggataaAGGAACAGATCCACGGGGAAATAAATGGTGACTCAGGGTGAAAGGAATGAATGGCTCTGGCTCCTTTGACTCGTGTATTTTGTGTTAAAGGTGTATCCTCACTGAATATCACTGTAAGTAGTGAATACTCACGGAGATGAatgtgaagaggaggaagaggcgtTTGGCTTGGAGGGGTGGGTGGTATGGGGAACTCTTTTCAGCTCCTTTGATAAAATGTGCTGGGTGATGTCGTCTTGCCAGGAAAgacctgcgcacacacacacacacacacacacacacacacacacacacacacagagcaattAAAGAAGCTGAGAGTGGGAGTGGAagacagaggtgtgtgtggagagagagatTCTCTGAAATCAATACGGTTTCTTAGAGGAGTTGTGTTCAAGTACTTGCAAAACTAATGGATTTTTGTGGTGGTGTTTACTGCTAGCACACTAGCATGTTAACTGAAGATGATGAACACGGTAAACATTATATCTGCTTAACATGCCATTttgagcattttagcatttagctcactTGTGTTGTATGTTGCATGTATATGCCTCACAGAGATGCTACCATGGCTGCAGAGTGTTGTtgtgttaaaaaatattttattttgtaatgacTTTCCACTGACTGTATTTAACTGACACAGACTGATAGCAGACTGAAAATTAAATTCTGCACATAGAATATAAAGTGAATAGAATAaactgttaaagggatagttcatcccaaaatcaaaaatacatttttttcaccTTCCCCACAGTGTTATTtgtcaatctagattgtttttctgtgagtcacagagtgttggagatacctgccttctctcaaatatagtagaactagatggcactcggcctttggtgctcaaagcacctaaaaaatacatatgaaaaactcaacagcaatgtctctccaGAAATTCACAACcagattactcaagataatccacagaccttgttgtgagcagtttcatataggagctaatttctttctaccgaaccaACCTTGTTACTGCACAGATGGGAGCGTGCATCTACTGTAAGGGGCCTTACATATGCCACGTTTTTTGCGCCCTCAGACTCATTGTTTTGAAAGTAGACACTCAGCAAGCGCGCTCCTTCCATAAATATCAGGCAAATATGGAacagttgatcattttagtgcagagctgccagagctttacatctgtcccacggataATATGcccacacacttataaacagcacctggatcagctctgcacttaggatttcaggtaaatgggCTATGGTACCTTGCTTGTTGAGGCTGCTTAGCAACCTAAATCCTTCCTTCCATCCTGACGAAGATCCATGTGATCGAAACGTTGATCTTATATAATAAACATCTGAGGAGCTACAACAGTGTGCGGACTTcacccctttttttaaaaaaagtctgtttGCTTGTTGATCCTGCACCTGTAATACCCTGGATGTCCGTGCTCTACCCCACTTTGTGCTTATTAACCTAAGTCACAACCTGCTGCCGTcacaaaaaaaggcacaaaagtagtgTCACCGACCTCACGTTtcccaggcagttaaagacgcggcatgtgtGCGACCCCAcagacaagaggcttgtgctcctgacagtgtgaaatgtaaatattaagGCTCGTTTTGCACTGTGATTTGGTTAGCGGGAGaagtttggtagagagaaaatagttcctacatgaccCTGTTTACAACaaaatctgtggattatcttgagtaacagggtcatgatttctggaaagacacattgctgtcgagtatttcaaatgtatgtttttggagctttgagcaccacaagccgagtgccatctaattccattatattccagaggaggcagacatctctacagctgatatctccaatactctgcaactcacaacaaaacaataaagatggataaatagcactacaggtaagagggaaagtatgcatttttgattttggcgtgaactgtccctttaaaatgacCCTTTTGGCTACTACTATTGCCTAAATCTTTGACTTTCTTCACAGTTACGTAGAAGCGATGAGGTTTTCCCTCTCATAGTTTTAGCTTTGTCAAGGAATGCTATTGATAGGTTTTTCATGAATGATCTCACCGTGCATCATGAGCTGTTTTAGGACTTCCTGCATCCTCTTCAGAACTGGAACTGACACCTGGTACTGGACCAGGTCCTGCTTGGAGCTGCGACACTGACCAAACAGCCCATCTGGAAggaacgcacacacaaacacacacaaatcatgTTTAACTCTTATTTTCCCAGTTTGAACATCTGAGATTTCTTTTAAAACTTACTTCTGCAACACTTTTATTAGCTcagagccattgttaatgtaGTAACACCTGTCCTTTCATACTATGACAAATCAAAATGCCTGCTGTAGAAAAGGCCTTCAGAAAGCACAGTCTGCACAAACAAATTTAACAAGCATCAAttgaagtttttattttctccaatTTTTATCAAAAGAGCACAGTTTCCCGTAAATATTTCAGTGAAGCTGCCCTTGACGTATGGTTCAGTACTTTGCGATACTACCCGTACTTCTTATGGTAGCCCACACCACACTAGCCCACAGCCGTGACTCATAGTTTTAAAGTGCAGCCCACACACTTATACTGCTTGTCACTGCTTTTgacactgtcagtgtgtttgctgtagaacatttcctttgaaaatAGTTTCCAACCTGCAGGCAGCCTCATAGCAACAGGAATAATGATAGCATTTGCTCAGTGTTATGTTCTATGAACTGTTCTCATATCTTGATTATGAATTAATCCATATTTTGGATATTAAATTCTGAACAATGTGTCAGTCTTGTGTCACAATGTCATGCATGCAGTCTAAGCTTCCTGCTGTTGTCCTACATAATGACGTACATTGAGGCATACAAGAGTTCACCccctttaaatcaaattattataatttaataaCTAGTTTGCACGTAAGCCATGATGAAAAATGTCTAGGGAGAAGTCCACCACACAGTATAGGGTAAAGAAATGCCTTACTTTATGTAGAGCTATCATTATTGATATTAAATGACCTGTGTTGTGACTCTGAAATCTCAGTGAGTAAAACTGAAGATGTTTCTGTAGACGAAGATCAGTTTGCCACGTGATGGGTATGATGACAAAACAGAGCAGACTACGTGTTATCTGGCGCACTGATGAGTCACCACAGTCTTTCACTACCCCGGCTAAATCTCACACAACCCGACCTGCCACAGTGAAACGGTGAATTGTTGCACTGAGCAGATCAGTGAGGATTAACGTGTTTATATAGACACAAAATGCTATAGAAAACAACACTGCTTATTTTTTGCCATCCGATGTATTGAAGAGTTAGTAGACATGTTTAACCCCTTCTAGGTGGGTGGGTGTATGATCAGGTCAATGTCTTAGCCTCTTGCTAGTGTTATGATGCAACCAAGTTGATCCGTAGTCTGAAAGAGATGTAGAACAGTGACAAGACATACAGATATAAACTATTTTCCATCCTAGTCTTTAAA contains the following coding sequences:
- the ptprna gene encoding protein tyrosine phosphatase receptor type Na isoform X1, which gives rise to MQHLKPWRALLLLTVLCHPAISDKYGCLFERKLCTRDQFCSDDGLFGQCRSSKQDLVQYQVSVPVLKRMQEVLKQLMMHGLSWQDDITQHILSKELKRVPHTTHPSKPNASSSSSHSSPSKQNIPHHHSSKSGSAPPGGNYVDYMIVEPPQSPLRMQTASMDPYTYHQHRYQDDVQRSLIGAAGGYARPSSRSQANQRERERDRQVLQEALSLYLASAQPSYRHRGAASMAPAGLPYYEDFELEIPVDYVEDYTLQERLGTAGRQQVQQNKKVPQDISTPSGTNDGLLQRMSGVLQRYGVDPRELSQEQLYKLALILQLMRAPDKTDPIEKDLITLKEMQLLKTDSDSRKPAPVAGPPEAPPAPSSATVRATPPAKTASLSASASQPPQAAPAEAGQGLREQGPPLVEGAGAKEEYGYIVTNQSPLSLYDGVKLLELLADKIHLTTSSFINISVVGPALTFRIRQNEHNMTAAEVAAKAVSEKNFLESETGLKIVQTGVGERTDARGLPQVSRVSQGSSGTVITLVSMAVVGGVLVLAMAVACLRHYAQQVANGKLGLGPEGGAETHFDYQELCRQHMASKSSLCRQDCVGGVSSGMAGSAIGTGAGGRRGTDTSRVSSVSSQFSDGPQHSPSSTHSSTPSWSEEPAQSNMDISTGHMILAYMEDHLRNKDRLQREWEALCSYQAEPSSVAVAQLPSNMDKNRHAESLPYDHSRVKLKTEVNPNKQDYINASIIFDHDPRQPSYIATQGPLAHTVADFWQMVWENGCTVIVMMTTLVEDGEKQCERYWPDEGSSLYHIYEVNLVSEHIWCKDFLVRSFYLKNVQTQETRTLTQFHLLSWPADGIPTSTRPLLDFRRKVNKCYRGRSCPIIVHCGDGTGRTGTYILIDMVLNRMAKGVKEIDIAAALEHIRDQRPGLVRSKDQFEFALTAVAEEVNAILKALPQ
- the ptprna gene encoding protein tyrosine phosphatase receptor type Na isoform X2 gives rise to the protein MQHLKPWRALLLLTVLCHPAISDKYGCLFERKLCTRDQFCSDDGLFGQCRSSKQDLVQYQVSVPVLKRMQEVLKQLMMHGLSWQDDITQHILSKELKRVPHTTHPSKPNASSSSSHSSPSKQNIPHHHSSKSGSAPPGGNYVDYMIVEPPQSPLRMQTASMDPYTYHQHRYQDDVQRSLIGAAGGYARPSSRSQANQRERERDRQVLQEALSLYLASAQPSYRHRGAASMAPAGLPYYEDFELEIPVDYVEDYTLQERLGTAGRQQVQQNKKVPQDISTPSGTNDGLLQRMSGVLQRYGVDPRELSQEQLYKLALILQLMRAPDKTDPIEKDLITLKEMQLLKTDSDSRKPAPVAGPPEAPPAPSSATVRATPPAKTASLSASASQPPQAAPAEAGQGLREQGPPLVEGAGAKEEYGYIVTNQSPLSLYDGVKLLELLADKIHLTTSSFINISVVGPALTFRIRQNEHNMTAAEVAAKAVSEKNFLESETGLKIVQTGVGERTDARGLPQVSRVSQGSSGTVITLVSMAVVGGVLVLAMAVACLRHYAQQVANGKLGLGPEGGAETHFDYQLCRQHMASKSSLCRQDCVGGVSSGMAGSAIGTGAGGRRGTDTSRVSSVSSQFSDGPQHSPSSTHSSTPSWSEEPAQSNMDISTGHMILAYMEDHLRNKDRLQREWEALCSYQAEPSSVAVAQLPSNMDKNRHAESLPYDHSRVKLKTEVNPNKQDYINASIIFDHDPRQPSYIATQGPLAHTVADFWQMVWENGCTVIVMMTTLVEDGEKQCERYWPDEGSSLYHIYEVNLVSEHIWCKDFLVRSFYLKNVQTQETRTLTQFHLLSWPADGIPTSTRPLLDFRRKVNKCYRGRSCPIIVHCGDGTGRTGTYILIDMVLNRMAKGVKEIDIAAALEHIRDQRPGLVRSKDQFEFALTAVAEEVNAILKALPQ